In Mytilus galloprovincialis chromosome 1, xbMytGall1.hap1.1, whole genome shotgun sequence, the following are encoded in one genomic region:
- the LOC143050180 gene encoding uncharacterized protein LOC143050180 isoform X2, with protein sequence MWLLYVTFEDFICLSYPTKSAAVLSTRVDINNYINTGPISAKRRKSNKRHRDSPDKAIEETCEENRLKHNLGDEHLNQNELGLRIGEVICVHQIARKRRLGRSVSDNTPSDNSSNCVHGVNDLNSLGLDNIDMPYRDRDRMHERRKKDQRSNVTLTKDYGFGNSWRTRQSGDIIRNCHLTDQLVNHNGCEQNPRNKNLPDNRVCQRDNPALRITNGCLNRTADRCVGFSPLNAYPQEEIHNNHLNLSCSATNTPLSVNLTNDLDRRNNILNVSAFNPGDSKSARFRLKLDLNTKNKPKSPRRVCSREELSGATGNSDLTRSASFDNVITPEKEMPSKTLSCESSPVTISSGYESDSLPTNEADIDNIFVNGKKKQNNRPVPPMELPIDYFSMSDSHPSPHGQPICTSAIVTRKPETFVQNELNEQSQQNKSITEETGPPVQTHQEQTDNQTPTRFSPAQINNYQLTKVARSMFEIIHDLQAEKDQENKMKSRKLKRHVQWRKDRPDVLRKPVKNIENESGVNTSVSQQENCEQSRENFQPALLSSQGKVSVRCVRRPLGSDPSFQNRQYLPHSSEFDKTSYPEFSRQLSEPEIRSHDIHSEKFHMNHSFDSRDKRNHIVFEGCAPYATTKLPGCSPYATTRLPGCQTPRRDEKDDHVYETIPGDDLLQYEEILRMRLNGLLPHKYHPPALPARNINDRKMSEPIRTDFNANFRLQQQRIQSNPNFQQNLQNDINIISTSSNHRNHQLSKPRSFSYDPSDPSKTVSNEFVSRWSAADLLNYIDGIRQPPPKRRENFYFLLDSKQKRACFSESLEIENKIKDMGINLDESRRPHQDEDGYTTVDNDPSEAPPFCTGGLHNMQSTYV encoded by the coding sequence ATGTGGTTGTTATATGTTACTTTTGAGGATTTTATATGTCTATCCTATCCAACAAAATCAGCGGCAGTATTATCAACTCGCGTGGATATAAACAATTATATCAATACAGGACCAATCTCAGCAAAACGACGTAAATCTAATAAACGTCACCGCGATAGTCCAGATAAAGCAATCGAAGAAACGTGTGAAGAAAATAGACTGAAACATAATCTTGGTGATGAACATCTGAATCAAAACGAGTTGGGACTTCGCATTGGAGAGGTTATCTGTGTGCATCAAATCGCCAGAAAACGTCGCCTCGGTAGATCGGTCTCGGACAATACACCGTCTGACAATTCCTCAAACTGTGTGCATGGTGTTAATGATTTAAACAGTCTCGGATTGGATAACATTGATATGCCGTATCGTGATAGAGATAGGATGCATGAGCGTAGAAAAAAGGATCAGAGATCTAATGTCACTCTGACAAAGGACTATGGGTTTGGCAATTCATGGAGGACCCGTCAATCGGGAGATATAATTAGAAATTGTCATTTAACTGATCAATTAGTGAACCATAATGGCTGTGAGCAAAATCCGAGGAACAAAAACCTACCCGACAATAGAGTATGTCAGCGTGATAATCCAGCATTGAGAATAACAAATGGGTGTTTAAACCGAACAGCTGATCGCTGTGTGGGATTTAGTCCTCTTAATGCTTATCCTCAGGAGGAGATCCATAATAACCATTTAAATCTAAGTTGTAGCGCTACTAATACTCCACTCTCAGTTAATTTGACAAACGATTTGGATCGCCGTAATAATATACTAAATGTTTCAGCTTTTAATCCAGGGGACTCAAAAAGTGCAAGATTTCGCCTGAAGTTGGacttaaatacaaaaaataaaccaaaaagcCCAAGAAGGGTTTGTTCTAGAGAAGAACTTAGTGGTGCAACTGGAAATTCTGACCTGACACGGTCTGCGTCATTTGATAATGTAATTACACCAGAAAAAGAAATGCCGTCCAAAACACTGTCGTGTGAATCTTCTCCAGTAACGATATCTAGTGGATACGAGAGTGATTCCCTGCCGACAAACGAAGCCGATATAGACAATATATTTGTGAAcggaaagaaaaaacaaaacaatcgaCCTGTTCCGCCGATGGAATTACCAATAGACTATTTTTCAATGTCGGACAGTCATCCGTCACCCCACGGACAACCCATCTGTACGAGTGCAATTGTTACACGTAAACCAGAGACGTTTGTGCAAAATGAATTGAATGAACAATctcaacaaaacaaatcaattacagAGGAGACAGGACCACCGGTGCAGACACATCAAGAGCAAACGGACAATCAAACTCCAACCAGGTTCTCCCCCGcacaaataaacaattatcaaCTAACAAAAGTCGCGCGTTCAATGTTTGAGATTATACACGATTTACAGGCTGAGAAGGACCaggaaaacaaaatgaaatctcGCAAACTAAAGCGACATGTACAATGGCGGAAAGACAGGCCAGATGTCTTAAGAAAACCTgtcaaaaacattgaaaatgaaagtgGTGTTAATACAAGCGTAAGTCAACAGGAAAATTGTGAACAATCTCGTGAAAACTTTCAACCCGCCCTCTTGTCGTCACAAGGGAAAGTGTCCGTTAGATGTGTGAGGCGACCATTGGGGAGTGATCCTTCATTTCAAAATAGACAATATCTACCTCATAGTTCAGAGTTTGATAAAACTTCTTATCCTGAATTTTCAAGACAACTTAGTGAGCCAGAGATAAGATCACATGATATTCACTCAGAAAAATTTCATATGAATCATTCGTTTGATTCCAGGGATAAACGAAATCATATTGTGTTCGAAGGTTGTGCGCCATATGCAACCACTAAACTGCCAGGTTGTTCACCGTATGCAACAACTCGATTGCCTGGATGTCAAACGCCACGAAGGGACGAGAAAGATGATCATGTGTATGAAACTATTCCTGGAGATGATCTTCTGCAATATGAGGAAATTTTAAGAATGAGGTTGAATGGGTTGCTTCCTCATAAATATCACCCTCCAGCTTTACCCgcaagaaatataaatgatagaAAAATGTCCGAGCCTATTCGAACAGACTTCAATGCAAACTTTCGTTTGCAACAACAAAGAATTCAATCTAATCCAAATTTCCAACAAAATTTGCAGAATGACATTAACATTATTTCTACCTCAAGCAATCACCGAAATCATCAACTCAGTAAACCCAGATCGTTCTCATACGATCCATCAGATCCTTCGAAAACTGTTTCGAATGAATTCGTTTCGAGGTGGTCGGCTGCTGACTTGCTGAACTATATCGATGGCATTCGACAACCTCCACCGAAGAGAAGAGAAAATTTCTATTTCTTATTGGATAGTAAACAGAAAAGAGCATGTTTTTCAGAGTCTCTTgagatagaaaataaaataaaagacatgGGAATAAATTTGGACGAGAGCAGACGTCCACATCAGGATGAGGACGGTTATACCACAGTGGATAATGATCCTTCTGAAGCGCCGCCTTTTTGTACCGGGGGTTTACACAACATGCAATCAACTTATGTTTGA
- the LOC143050180 gene encoding uncharacterized protein LOC143050180 isoform X1 has translation MDNLLLQLRCEMNDLRDQSKELTNQMWLLYVTFEDFICLSYPTKSAAVLSTRVDINNYINTGPISAKRRKSNKRHRDSPDKAIEETCEENRLKHNLGDEHLNQNELGLRIGEVICVHQIARKRRLGRSVSDNTPSDNSSNCVHGVNDLNSLGLDNIDMPYRDRDRMHERRKKDQRSNVTLTKDYGFGNSWRTRQSGDIIRNCHLTDQLVNHNGCEQNPRNKNLPDNRVCQRDNPALRITNGCLNRTADRCVGFSPLNAYPQEEIHNNHLNLSCSATNTPLSVNLTNDLDRRNNILNVSAFNPGDSKSARFRLKLDLNTKNKPKSPRRVCSREELSGATGNSDLTRSASFDNVITPEKEMPSKTLSCESSPVTISSGYESDSLPTNEADIDNIFVNGKKKQNNRPVPPMELPIDYFSMSDSHPSPHGQPICTSAIVTRKPETFVQNELNEQSQQNKSITEETGPPVQTHQEQTDNQTPTRFSPAQINNYQLTKVARSMFEIIHDLQAEKDQENKMKSRKLKRHVQWRKDRPDVLRKPVKNIENESGVNTSVSQQENCEQSRENFQPALLSSQGKVSVRCVRRPLGSDPSFQNRQYLPHSSEFDKTSYPEFSRQLSEPEIRSHDIHSEKFHMNHSFDSRDKRNHIVFEGCAPYATTKLPGCSPYATTRLPGCQTPRRDEKDDHVYETIPGDDLLQYEEILRMRLNGLLPHKYHPPALPARNINDRKMSEPIRTDFNANFRLQQQRIQSNPNFQQNLQNDINIISTSSNHRNHQLSKPRSFSYDPSDPSKTVSNEFVSRWSAADLLNYIDGIRQPPPKRRENFYFLLDSKQKRACFSESLEIENKIKDMGINLDESRRPHQDEDGYTTVDNDPSEAPPFCTGGLHNMQSTYV, from the coding sequence aatgatcTACGAGATCAGAGTAAGGAGTTGACAAATCAGATGTGGTTGTTATATGTTACTTTTGAGGATTTTATATGTCTATCCTATCCAACAAAATCAGCGGCAGTATTATCAACTCGCGTGGATATAAACAATTATATCAATACAGGACCAATCTCAGCAAAACGACGTAAATCTAATAAACGTCACCGCGATAGTCCAGATAAAGCAATCGAAGAAACGTGTGAAGAAAATAGACTGAAACATAATCTTGGTGATGAACATCTGAATCAAAACGAGTTGGGACTTCGCATTGGAGAGGTTATCTGTGTGCATCAAATCGCCAGAAAACGTCGCCTCGGTAGATCGGTCTCGGACAATACACCGTCTGACAATTCCTCAAACTGTGTGCATGGTGTTAATGATTTAAACAGTCTCGGATTGGATAACATTGATATGCCGTATCGTGATAGAGATAGGATGCATGAGCGTAGAAAAAAGGATCAGAGATCTAATGTCACTCTGACAAAGGACTATGGGTTTGGCAATTCATGGAGGACCCGTCAATCGGGAGATATAATTAGAAATTGTCATTTAACTGATCAATTAGTGAACCATAATGGCTGTGAGCAAAATCCGAGGAACAAAAACCTACCCGACAATAGAGTATGTCAGCGTGATAATCCAGCATTGAGAATAACAAATGGGTGTTTAAACCGAACAGCTGATCGCTGTGTGGGATTTAGTCCTCTTAATGCTTATCCTCAGGAGGAGATCCATAATAACCATTTAAATCTAAGTTGTAGCGCTACTAATACTCCACTCTCAGTTAATTTGACAAACGATTTGGATCGCCGTAATAATATACTAAATGTTTCAGCTTTTAATCCAGGGGACTCAAAAAGTGCAAGATTTCGCCTGAAGTTGGacttaaatacaaaaaataaaccaaaaagcCCAAGAAGGGTTTGTTCTAGAGAAGAACTTAGTGGTGCAACTGGAAATTCTGACCTGACACGGTCTGCGTCATTTGATAATGTAATTACACCAGAAAAAGAAATGCCGTCCAAAACACTGTCGTGTGAATCTTCTCCAGTAACGATATCTAGTGGATACGAGAGTGATTCCCTGCCGACAAACGAAGCCGATATAGACAATATATTTGTGAAcggaaagaaaaaacaaaacaatcgaCCTGTTCCGCCGATGGAATTACCAATAGACTATTTTTCAATGTCGGACAGTCATCCGTCACCCCACGGACAACCCATCTGTACGAGTGCAATTGTTACACGTAAACCAGAGACGTTTGTGCAAAATGAATTGAATGAACAATctcaacaaaacaaatcaattacagAGGAGACAGGACCACCGGTGCAGACACATCAAGAGCAAACGGACAATCAAACTCCAACCAGGTTCTCCCCCGcacaaataaacaattatcaaCTAACAAAAGTCGCGCGTTCAATGTTTGAGATTATACACGATTTACAGGCTGAGAAGGACCaggaaaacaaaatgaaatctcGCAAACTAAAGCGACATGTACAATGGCGGAAAGACAGGCCAGATGTCTTAAGAAAACCTgtcaaaaacattgaaaatgaaagtgGTGTTAATACAAGCGTAAGTCAACAGGAAAATTGTGAACAATCTCGTGAAAACTTTCAACCCGCCCTCTTGTCGTCACAAGGGAAAGTGTCCGTTAGATGTGTGAGGCGACCATTGGGGAGTGATCCTTCATTTCAAAATAGACAATATCTACCTCATAGTTCAGAGTTTGATAAAACTTCTTATCCTGAATTTTCAAGACAACTTAGTGAGCCAGAGATAAGATCACATGATATTCACTCAGAAAAATTTCATATGAATCATTCGTTTGATTCCAGGGATAAACGAAATCATATTGTGTTCGAAGGTTGTGCGCCATATGCAACCACTAAACTGCCAGGTTGTTCACCGTATGCAACAACTCGATTGCCTGGATGTCAAACGCCACGAAGGGACGAGAAAGATGATCATGTGTATGAAACTATTCCTGGAGATGATCTTCTGCAATATGAGGAAATTTTAAGAATGAGGTTGAATGGGTTGCTTCCTCATAAATATCACCCTCCAGCTTTACCCgcaagaaatataaatgatagaAAAATGTCCGAGCCTATTCGAACAGACTTCAATGCAAACTTTCGTTTGCAACAACAAAGAATTCAATCTAATCCAAATTTCCAACAAAATTTGCAGAATGACATTAACATTATTTCTACCTCAAGCAATCACCGAAATCATCAACTCAGTAAACCCAGATCGTTCTCATACGATCCATCAGATCCTTCGAAAACTGTTTCGAATGAATTCGTTTCGAGGTGGTCGGCTGCTGACTTGCTGAACTATATCGATGGCATTCGACAACCTCCACCGAAGAGAAGAGAAAATTTCTATTTCTTATTGGATAGTAAACAGAAAAGAGCATGTTTTTCAGAGTCTCTTgagatagaaaataaaataaaagacatgGGAATAAATTTGGACGAGAGCAGACGTCCACATCAGGATGAGGACGGTTATACCACAGTGGATAATGATCCTTCTGAAGCGCCGCCTTTTTGTACCGGGGGTTTACACAACATGCAATCAACTTATGTTTGA